Genomic window (Candidatus Eisenbacteria bacterium):
GACGGAGTGCGGATGCGAGCGTCATCGTCAATCGCGCGCTCGAACTGGCGGTCAAACGGCAGGAGCGCGGCTACCAAGCGTGGGCCTTGCGGCAGCGAGGCGAGATTGCTGCGCATGCAGAGCCGCTAGACGTCGACGGTGCCGAGGCCGCCTATCGGAATGCCACCACGTTGGCTGCCGAACTCGGAATGTCGCCGCTGCGTGCCCAGTGCCACCTGGGGCTGGGCCGGTGCTATCGCCGCGCCGGACGCCGCGCCGAGGCGCGCGCCGAGCTGTCAATTGCCGCCGACCTCCTGCGCGCGATGGACATGTCATACTGGCTGCC
Coding sequences:
- a CDS encoding adenylate cyclase, producing AYALTGRLTEAVPLLEDAVACLSRSLHVGALPMVYLGESYLLAGRSADASVIVNRALELAVKRQERGYQAWALRQRGEIAAHAEPLDVDGAEAAYRNATTLAAELGMSPLRAQCHLGLGRCYRRAGRRAEARAELSIAADLLRAMDMSYWLPVCETELRASGC